A single window of Malus sylvestris chromosome 5, drMalSylv7.2, whole genome shotgun sequence DNA harbors:
- the LOC126623763 gene encoding syntaxin-112-like, with protein MNDLMTKSFLSYVDLKKQAMKDLESQPDLEMGKLDAADEQNLAGFFEQVNAMKADMEEITNLLVDLQDLNEETKSTHSAKVLRGLRDRINADMVTILRKAKSIKASLESLDRCNVANRSVSAAYKEGSPVDRMRISVTNGLRIKLREIMNDFQILREQIVKEHKDGLKRRYFSATGEEASDEVIDKMISTNGQVKTFEGKAELVMENQERHEVLKDIQRSLTELHQVFLDMAVLVEKQGEQLDDIEQNVAGAGAYINDGTNALSDAKKMKKRRGKWVCWIGAIVLFMLLVCLVSIFA; from the coding sequence ATGAATGATCTAATGACCAAGTCATTCCTCAGTTACGTGGATCTCAAGAAGCAGGCTATGAAAGATCTCGAGTCCCAACCTGACCTTGAAATGGGGAAACTTGACGCCGCTGACGAACAGAACCTCGCCGGATTTTTCGAACAAGTGAACGCAATGAAGGCTGACATGGAAGAGATCACAAACCTCCTTGTTGATCTTCAGGACCTGAATGAAGAAACCAAGTCCACTCACAGTGCTAAAGTGCTCAGAGGGTTGAGAGACAGAATCAATGCTGATATGGTTACTATTCTGAGGAAAGCGAAAAGCATCAAAGCGAGTTTGGAGTCGCTTGATCGTTGTAACGTGGCTAATCGAAGTGTGTCTGCGGCCTACAAGGAAGGAAGCCCTGTTGATCGAATGAGGATTTCGGTGACGAATGGTTTGAGAATTAAGCTGAGAGAGATTATGAATGATTTTCAGATCTTGAGAGAACAGATTGTTAAGGAGCACAAAGACGGTCTCAAGAGGAGGTATTTCAGTGCCACTGGAGAGGAAGCGAGTGATGAAGTGATTGATAAGATGATTTCGACAAATGGGCAGGTCAAAACTTTCGAAGGAAAGGCGGAGCTGGTGATGGAGAATCAGGAAAGGCATGAGGTCTTGAAGGACATACAGAGAAGCTTGACGGAGCTCCATCAAGTGTTCCTTGACATGGCTGTGTTGGTTGAAAAGCAAGGCGAACAGTTGGATGACATCGAACAGAATGTGGCTGGTGCTGGGGCTTATATTAATGATGGAACTAATGCGCTTTCTGATGCtaagaagatgaaaaagagaagaGGAAAATGGGTTTGTTGGATTGGCGCTATTGTGTTGTTTATGTTGCTTGTGTGTCTGGTTTCCATCTTTGCTTAA